AAGCGTCTTTTGAAATTGGCTAGAATTTGACAGATTTTGAATAATATACACAGGAAAGTAGGAAACATGGCACATGGGTAATTGAAATAGCATCTAAAATACAGTTCACACCATAGAAAATACACATCAAGTTCACACAGCAAGTAAAATAACAACTAAAATGCAGTTCAATTCAAAATAACCTAATAGAGATCATGTGGCCAGAATATGAAGGAAGTAGTTCCCGAACAGAGACTAATAGTAAGATAAATGGCATATTGCTATTAATGCGCAAGCAGAGAAGTAGAAGTAGTTCATAAACAGCCAAATTCTGGCCAAATTAAAAAAAAAAACCGCTTAATCTACCCCTTAGGGCAAAAGTGAAGCGTTTTGCCATCGCTCAGCGCTTAAGCGTCGCTTAAAAACGCTTTCTTGAACACTGCTTCACATTTGACTGCCATGAAATGCATGGTCTCAGATATGATATCATCTATTGCAATTTCTTACTTGGACTATTTACTGTATTATTGGCAGGTATGATAGCCTTATCTTCAAGGTAGTGGGGCTTATAGTGTTTGCTTTTGCTACTGCCTTCATATTGCTCGGGATGGAATCACTGAGCGCCTTTCTTCATGCATTGCGTCTACACTGGGTTGAGTTCATGAACAAGTTCTATCATGGGGATGGCTACAAATTCAAACCATTCTCATTTGCTCTGCTAGCAGACGACGAAGAATGATGCATACAAAATCGGGGACGTTGAAGAGATTAAACTTGTCTCTTGAAATTTTTGGAGCACAGGTGTGGAATTTCATGAGACAGATGGGTTTTTCCCAATACACATCATTTTGTCAGGCCGCGGGACTTCTTCCTAACGGCGCGCAGGGGAAGGAGATTTTGTAATTTTTACAGCAATATTGTAGAGGGCGGGCTTGTCGTACAGTGCCTCCTGTGGAGAGGCAGATTATAGTAGCTAACAAAGAAGATAGAAAATGTAGATTTGATCCGTCTACCTTTAGCTGTCACATTTTGTCACTTGCTAGAAATGAGAAAAACCCACTTTATCATTACTGTGTCCAGACTGTAATGCATGACATTTACTAAATATAATATCTGTCCATTTATTTAAATAATAGTATCAGTATTCTTGTGCCGATCGTTGTCTATCTACTTCTACTATTAAGATCGGCTGGTCATGGTATGATTAATGTGTTACTTTGATGGCTCAAATTCATGGCTTGCATGTGCACCTCGTTGTGCAATTCATATGCTGTAGAAAAGAACACATGCATGCATTTTTTATAGTTCATCAGTGGTCGTGCTTTTGTATCATTTCTTTGGCACTCACACAGGCTATGTTCTATGTGTATAATTTTATCGTATACGTTTTAGAATGTGTTTCCAAAATGAGGTGAAGATACGGGATCTCTGTGTGTATGTAAGTATGTTTATTACTATTTCTTATCTTTGTGCTGCCCTTCTCAGAATGCCGACTCGTCCAGTATTTCTGTGGCACAATCTGGCAATTCGTTTGGAGCGAACAATCTCCTATCTCATTAAGCTCGCTGGCAGGCTGCCCCATCATCTATCTTAGGGTGAGGGGTGGAGGCAACTTGGTGGTGGTGGGGGGCGGCAGCACGGCGGTGGTGCAAGTTCGCTGGAGAAAAAACCGGTGAGGcccggggctagagggatggccaggggcaGCGGCAAGACCGGCGGTAGGGGAAGGTTGAGAGGAGGGTGGTGCGGCGAGGCGGCGCAGGAGTGCCACCGGCTGGGCCGCTTGCCGAAGAAAAAACTGGCGAGGCCCTGGGTTAAAGGGATGGCCGAGTGCAGTGGCAAGACCGGCGGTGGCGGTAGGTTGAGGGGAGGGTGGTGCGGCGAGGCAGTGGCAGCAGGTGGCGGGGGGAGGAATAAGATGGGCCGCTGCAGCGCAATCTAAAAAGCTTTTGAAGGAAGAAGACATAATCTCGGCTGTTCGTTTTGCATCTAACGCTTCAAACTGAACCAggccaaatcgactgacccaaatcaaAATAATTCCCTTGTTATTTTATGGAATAACTGTAGATAGATTTTAAGGGCCAATCACTCTATCTCCTATGTTTCACTTAATGTATTAGCTGTGAGTTCACATCTATGGCCCAACTGATGAACTGAGCGCTTTGGCCTGCACTTTAACCACTCGTTGCATAAGATGAGTGCGACATTATTTTGCAGAAAGGTAAAAACTATCCATATCAGCCAAGGAACGACAGCAATCAGCTAAACAAAGTTGATTGGACGCAATCAGCTCCCCTTTCACACATGTCAAATGCAATTTTACAACTCAGTTGGCTTGCACGTTGCATCACAAGTCTTAAGCACAGGTGGATGTCTGTCTGGCGAGCCTTGCACCGCGGAGAGGGCACAGGAAACAACGCACCACTATAAGTTAATACCCAGTTGCAATATATTTATGCTTCCTAATACAAATATCTGAAAACAAAAGATTGCCAAACTACCAACGGCTGAATTATTCTGAATGTACAGATAAAAACAAGCACTAAACCATAATAGGTGAATCTATTCTCTCGGAAGCAATTTACATCTTGGAGGCAGCCATCACAACCAACTGTTTCCAGCCAATGATCATCATGAACCTAATGTTGGGGCGGCTTCCTTAACAGATAGATAACCACTGCAGCAAGCAAAACAAGTGTTGTGTCAGATGAAAGAGAGTAGAGTTGCGTTTTGTGCAAACTATTatagagtactccctccgtttctttttactccgcatataagatttggtcaaagtcaaactacacaaagtttgactaaatttatataaaaaaatatgaacatctacaatattaaaactatatagtatgaaaataaattttgtggtgcatctgataatattgatttcatattgtcaatgtttatattttttaatataaagttagtcaaactttacaaagcttgactttgaccaaaccttatatgcagactaaaaagaaacggagggagtatttcagagTTGCAGATTTAAGAAGCCCACTATTGTAAAAACTCCAATGTAGGTTGAACAATTTCACGTAACCATACTGAAACCCACAGCCTTGGTGAAGTCTCAAATAGCTAGGTGCAAGACAGGCGGGCCATGTTTCTCAAGTATAGTAGCTAGGGATTCTCATACAATTCGATCCATCAAAGAAACACATTCTAGAGATTCTAGTGGTTGCACGTACCATAAGAGTCAGCCCTTAATTCAAGAGATTCGAGATACAACAGTGTATTCAACTGTTTTTATGTCAAAGAATGACTATCTTAAATATGTGATGAATTTGTTCAAAATACTGACAGTTTTGTGAAATTTACTAAAGAAACAGGAAGCATGAAACATGCATACAGCATCAAGAGAATCTGCTATGATTCAGCACAGGTACGTATTTTTAATTCACTTGTTAAAAGGGCAGAAGATTCATGAAAAAGACTACAAACCACTGAAAAGAAGAAGAGAAGGGGTACTAATTTTTAGGGCTATCTCTGAATTTGCCTCACATATAGGATGCTTGTCAGTACAACAAAATTACCTCATGGAGCAATACCCATTGCCGAAAATTGCCTGATCTTCAGTTTCAGGTGTCCCCATTATGGTACTGATGATGTAAAGGGAAGAGCGTCAGGAAAAGAATATGATGATTGAAGATTGCAATACAGAACTGTATCATGTTTAGCTTCAAAATCAAAGTATAGAGTTGTAATGGCAGGTGATGGCATGATAGGATTACCTGGGGTTGCATATAACCCATCCCTTGGGCGTAACCTCCATGCTGAACCATCTAAAAGAATATGAGCAAGTCAGTTTCAAGCAACATTAGGAGCAAAGGAACCCAAGTTGCAAATACTAACCGCTTGGGCGTTTGAGCTAGTCGCACCACTATGAGCACCAATTATATCTTTCTTCACGGATCCTTCACCAGATTTTGAGGTCAATTTACTATCACCCTACAGGAAAGTAATAGACAAGAGAGTCGGTTAATATTCAGTACATACTGTTCACATAAAACACACAAGATAGAAACAGAAGCTTGCAAGGCCATAATGCAGTCCAACAAAATGAGTGGGACGTATGTACCAACTTAAGTATTAGAGAGGATTCATGCAACCTTGCTTAGATGTTAGAACTTATTGCTTGAAAGCTGGAATGGCCTTCATGAATGCAACTATGTTTCTTTCATGGTATATGAAACTGGAAAGAATGTGGGTTTTATTCAGGTGGTCACGCGAGGAACTTGCATGCTTCAAAGTACATAGGTCATGTGTATTTCATATCAAGTGACAACTATATACCTGATTAAAGGGCCATAGCTCAAATTATGCGGCCTAAGCAGCCAGGGGTACTTTTGTGGCTATGTTTAAACTAGGACTAAGAGGAAACTACATTTTGTTTTGCATTGTATGAAAAATTTCAGTGAATCAATAGCATGCCGATGGTAGTACAAAAGAATTGATTACAAGATCACATACCTCCATCTGCAATCACCGCGCCCGTCCAGAAAATTGCAAGGAAGACAGAGAAGAAGCGAGGTGAGATGGAGATACAAAACAAGAAAATTATTGTCATTTGTACTAACAGCAGCGAGCAAGAGCCATGATTACATCTCTGTACTTTTGCAGGTAGATCTTGAGGGGGTCTACGTACTCCTCGAATCCGAGCGTGGCCATGGCCCAGAGCAGATCGTCCCCGTTGATGGTCTTGCGCTTCTCCTTCTGGCACTTGTCGCTGGCcctgccaaaccaaaccaaaccacaGCGAAAAGTCACAACTCCGGCCCAAGACAAAACCAACCCGGCCGAGTTCGTTCAAGGTCGAGGTTCGAAAGCCAGGTGGCATGATGACGGTGGCAGCGAGCAGCTAGCGGCGGGCAACTCACTCGCTGGTGACGAAGGAGATGAACTCGGAGACGCACTCCTGGAGGGTCTCCTTGGCGTCCTTGGCGATCTTGCCGTTGGCCGGCACGGCCTTCTTCATGATGCGGCTGATGTTGGCGATGGGGAGGAAGCGGTCCTGCTCCctgaccccgccgccgccccgggggCTCCCGCTGTCGTCGTCCGCCATCCggcgccccgaaaccctagatccatcgcgAGCAAATCGGGTCAGGCCATGGATTCGTCAGGGCGCGCGATCGGGAGGGGAGGGATCGAAATCGAACGCACCTTATAaaaacgcgcgcgcgcgcgcggggAGGAGCGgaggggagagaaggaaggggggaggaggaggacggtggtTGGCGCTGCGAGGAGGGGTGGGGAATGGGAGATCCGACGCTGGAGAAGGGGAGACGGCCCGGGCCGGTGCGATGGGGAAGACGACGGATCCGGGCCGTTCGTCGGTCGGGAAGAGACAGAAGAGAGGAGGCTGCGGGTGGGGCCTCGCCCTGCCGGTGGACCCCCCGGGGATTGAAAAGTACTATGGTGGGCTTCTTCTACCACCATGTTATATGGGCTTCTTTCGTTGAGGGATGAAACATTCGGAGGGCCTCTTTTGGGCTCTGTTCTCGAAACAGGAAAGGCTGCTTGGGCTACATCATAAATTTCCCTCTAATCTAGAAAACAATCACCCCTCAAAAAATCTAATCTAAAAAAAATCATTCGCAAAAAACATAATATTTCTAAAAATTTTGTAGGATCTATCTTCGTTTTCACTGTTAATCATCAAATGATGCATACATCATCCACAAGTGTTTTTTAATTACAAGGGGATTTACAATCATAGCAAAACCAATTATTTCATTCACTGCTTTGGCAATGCTTGAACTGGATGTTTGGAATCGCCATCATCAAATCTACAGAGTCTGCCTAAATTGCTGCTCACAATTGCCATCACCAAATCCATACTTTAAGGGAAATGTTAACTGGGAAATCGTAAATCAGGCGGTGATAGTTTTCTGGAAAAAAAttgtcttctactccctccgttcttaaatacttgtctttctaggcatttcaacaagtgactacatacggagcaaaatgagtgaatctacactctaaaatatgtctacatacatccgtatgtagtagtcatttgaaatgtctagaaagacaaatatttaggaacggagggagtataccatAAACCGTCATCCTCTTCTAAAGAAAATGTCATCCTTAATAAGGGAAACTACTAGTGAAAACGTTCTTAAATGTCATCCCTTCTTTGGGAAGGTTCGCTGGGCATTAGAGTGCATAAAGGGAAATGTTAATTGGAACGGCGTCATTCCAAAGTTTTTCATCCAAGCATGCATGTAAGTTCAAACAATCGGGTCAGCGATGGCAGCTTCAGGGCATGAGCAATGGAAGCATCACCTTCATGCTGCTCCATCCATTTGTTTAGACATAAAGTATTAAAACGACCATTTACACTTATCTTCACCCAACCGAGGCAGCCATATGCAGATGTCATCATAGTGGACCCATCTCAATTCTTTTCTCGCCCATCTATTTCTTCCTCCTTGGTTCTTCACCTTCTCTCTCCCCCTTTTTCCTCTTTCTCTAGCTTTTCTCATGGAGCACCTACCTCCTCTGCAGGAGACCGGTTCCTGTGCAGAGCATCACCCGACCTGAGTTCCAGGCTCCGAGCCGAGCTGGACCTGCGGGGCAGCACGTTGGCCATGCCCTCAGAACAAAGGAGCACGCACCTGCATTCTATCTTCGTTAGGCTGCTTTCAATCTTTTTGTTTTGGAGAAACTGGCTCCAGTAGCAAATGCCGCAACGAGCAGAATATAAATTTTCATCAGGGACACAAGCCACCTACACGAGAGCACAGATCAAACACAGCGAAATACACAGCCACTTTCCCCAGATTAGATTTGGTGCATGGGATTGTTTGTTTGGGCTTCAGCTTCGACAGAATCAGCTGCGGATTCACCGTGCTGACATGGCAAACCCAAATCAGATTTTGGCTGATTATTCAGAGCTGATTCAAAATAACTGTTTGCTTCAGATTCAGCTTCGAACCTGCTTCCTAAAGCTGAAACACCACCATATTCTACATACATCACCAACTCCCACGGCAATTTTAGGATAAGGGAACCATATTCATCTCAAACTGGGGAACAAAACTCATAACAGTAGCACTTTCCCTTAACAGGAGCAAAATGTGACAAGGCAAAGTTTTCACCAACACGATCATAAGTTATCAACTTAAAAGTGCTGTAAACACAAAGGAACCATCCTCCTTCAACATCTAAAGGCCCGACATACTGTCTATTCCATGCAACGGCAATCTAAGACCTGggcttctccttcttttccttgaAGAGGGCAAGCAGAGACACACCAGACACCTTGACGACCTTGAACCGAACACCGGGAATATCTCCCACAGCATGTCCCTTACGACCGAATCCAGCAATCAGCACCTCGTCCTGGACAACAGGTGAAAGACAAACTTAATACCTACAGCAGGAAGAAGAACATACATGTGAAAAGTACCAAGATGGAGAACATACATTCTCCTCGATGAAGTTCAGGCAACCATCATTGGGAACAAAGGCAGCGATCTTCTTTCCGTTCTTCACAAGCTGCACACGAGCACACTTACGGATGGCAGAGTTAGGCTGCTTGGCCTCAATACCACTGCAATAGCAATAGTCATCATATATTAGCTTCACCCCATAAAAACAAGGGTGAGAAGAAAAACATATTGCCCATTTCAACATACATCTTCTCCAAAACAATGCCCTTGGCATGAGATGACCCGGCGAAGGGTTTCTTCCACTCGTTACCCAAGTGGCTCTTCTTGTATGCCTTGTCAGCCCACCTCTGGTTCCTGCGGTGGGTCTTGAGCTTGCGCCCAGCTCCCATACCACGTGTCTTACTGCAATGCAAATAATTCACGGTTAACACAGCAAAAGCAACAGACTCCTGGTCTGCATCACAACAGTCGGACATtggattcatttaaaatcagaaggCTATATCTAGAAAATAAGGACCACCCTACAGCGCAAGTGTACGGTCGCTAACGATTCAAAGAGAAACAGTCTAAAATGCTTAGTTATGCAGACTTTCATATCATTTAGGAGTAGTAGAACAAAATCTCCTAGTACATGTTGGAAGTAATTACTCAAAAAACATGGTTAAAAGAAACAGATTTACTACCAAATCAGGATGATTTCTTATCGAAGTGTATGCTACCAGCATAACCTCCCAGATCCAAGTTCTGGGCCAAGAAAATATGACTACACGGCAGCAACGAATTAATATCGCTTATGAATATGTTTAGTGCTGACGTTGTATAATCTGATCAGCACTTGACCGTCCATAAGCTCGACGCGCAGTGACAATCTGCCCGGTCTAATCTAACCAAAAGCTCACGCCATGCCCCTAAATCACGCGGTACAGAAGGCAGACGACTATCCATTCCAGATCGCTAATCCTAGCCAAGAAGCAACCATGGAAAATCAACCGGAAGTATGTGACGGCGAGCTTACCCCATGTTAGCGAAAGGGGTGGGAAGAActccgacgaggaggcggcggcggcggctgggcgagGGAGCGCGAgctgggagcggcggcggcggcaatagAGGTGAGGGATGAGGCCGAGGAGGCGGAGCTATTTATATGTGCCCGCTTTGGTGGCTTAGGGTTTTCTTGTGGGCTCGATGCTTTGAGATTCGTGATGGTCGATGCAGCTACGGTTCTGATGCGGAAGAGGCGAGGGATACGGACGCTGGACCTGGTCTGCCACGTGGACATGTGGAAACCCTCTTGAtgtttagagcatctctagcacacACCGCATCCTGCCGGCTCGCAAAATGTGTTTACAGTTCGCGAAAAAACGGCTTTGCGGGCCGGCGCGGACGGCCGCAGAGACAGATCCCTAAACGGACTTGTATAAAAGATATTTGCGGAATATACCATTTTATGGGTCGGCTTTACAGGGTCTGCTCTTGCACCGTTGCATCCCGCATCTCGCTGGTCCGATATATCAATACCACAacacaaaaataaaacaaacatcCACACTACAAAATAATTTTTCAAATCACGGAAgcaaactaaataattattcaatacCAACACAATACAATAATCATCCACATcacaaataattattcaaatctcCGAAGCAAATTAAATAATGCAATATAAAACTTGTCCtgaatacaaatacaaatgaatAGAAAAATGAGTTTGTTACTGTCTAGCCCTTTGTCAATgtgctcaatgagatcctcctgAAGCTGAAAGTGAGTAtgtgcattttcaatctccttgtaggTCTAAAGAAAGCTCTAATGCGGTTGAAAGTGCTAGTTgtggactagagggggtgaataggcgatttttatgaaagtctccaAAACACGGAGGCTTtggagacaaacgatagaaatgaacctattgatatgcagcggaaggtagactacactagacaagccatagccaaataagcaatgaagtgaaaacacGAAGACTATCAACAGCTAGATAGTATGgaccaggatggaagatagtatgaagccaaactgtAAAAAATCTTCActtagtgaagtcaatcagatcatacagacatgcaatgacttcacgaagacaaactgtaaagtaaagggaagtgaaggatagaaccagtagatTGATGAAGACAAggctttggtagaccagttccagttgctgtgacaactgtacgtctgattaggaaggctgagattcaactcagaagaccgtgtcttcaccttattccccttgagttaaggacacacagtcctcgcccaatcactctggtaagtcttcaaggtagacttccaaaccttcacagacttcattcactggcgatccacaatgactcttggacgctcaaaatgcgacgcctaaccgaccGGAAGATTcacggtcctcaagtgtaacaagtcttcagatcacgcagacagaaagacttcagtgatgcctaacactcgttggctctaggtgttttgggctttgtcctcgcaaggatctctctctttcaaaagcttcggaggtgggggttgctctcaaacgacaaaagccgtgcactaactctaagcagccaccaatttatgatgtagggggtgggctatttatagccaggaggcaacccggcctgatttgtccaaaatgaccctgggtcactaaggaactgacacgtgtccaacggtcagatttcaaacacacgcggcagcttgacttgggctacaagttaagatgacttatccagctctggataagattttctctcattgtcttcgctcgaagccataggatttggttgagcatcacatctgtcactctgactttgttcacttggaccccacttaacagtacagtggttcctatgactcaacaaagaagaaaaggaaactacgaaacaactatgtcttcgcactccatagtcttcatgcgatgtcttctcatgtcacagtctttaatgtgaatatcttcacagaccatcattagcttcaatgtcttcacacatttttaggggtcatctctggtaggtaaaccgaatcagtatgagactactacctgtgttatcctgcaattctcacaaacacattagtccctcaaccaagtttgtcgtcaatactccaaaaccaactaggggtggcactagatgcacttacaatcttccccttttggtgattgatgacaaactggttgaagttttcaacggggataaaagtatgtgaaggtTGAGAATTAcgacattgtcttcataagtagcgaaaggctccccctgaagatgtgcatataagtagtttgcttttgaatgcaaatgcacatggcatgttttactttgtggagatcctcttcaacttatggagacaattcatcatgcatataaagatataacaaagataatgacatgcataatgaaaaatggacgtctgcggaatgacttCATGCGAAATTTATCGTTGCATCACAgagtagcagaaaaagtagcagacgaccatcgagtttaagtgttacaacccaaagaaccaaatgtatcaaaaaaatgagagttgtaaacacttggcaaaatTAGTGCAACCACCCattaggacccgcttgaagactataaactcatatgcttctcccccttttgtcagtaatgaccaaaaaggtttgaagacatacaaTGTCTACTCGTTCCCATCAGGAGTAGATGTAGGTGCAGGGTTGACGTTGGAGTTCGATGGTGCAGAAGGTCTTGGTGCAGCGTCGAGATGCAGTGAAGCCATGGTTGGTGAAttggcgtcgtcttcttcatcgatgaCTCTCGCAACAACAATTGCAGCCGAAGACGAGTACTCAGAATCTTCTATTGATGGAGTGCGGCGCCAGCTTGCATTGCGTGGAGGTCTGGAATCAAATTTGAAGCCCGCAGCAAAGCCATCTTCGCGGAGATCTTTTTCAGGGCATAGTAGTGTGAGActcttccaggaccgccgacaggcttcatgggcaacgaacgagttcttggtggccaagtttctgatgtgattgacatccaccaagatactCTGCATTTGACGCTTGAGCCAGCCATGATGCTTGTCCCgcttctgatgtaaggccacaagaagctctcgatcattgagaacacgagaatgCTTCTAAGGCCTTTGAGCTATTGTATTGTCAGTGGCTTCGGTGTTGGCACGGTGAGGCACACGTatattgccagccagaggataagcagGAGTTGCAGCATTGGGGACATGAATGCCTTCTATTGGTTGTGTAAAGCTTTGATGATCAATATTATGAAGATATAGCggctccttagcaggctctgggtagatgGCTTCGACGGACAAATCAACCTCAGGAAGAAAGACAAGATGGTTGCGCGCTGAGGGCTAATAATCAACAGAAGAGTGGAGCTTGAtcaggcgcatcacccatggagcataaaacttcaggccaaacagatcaatcccagaggcagcaagttgtctgatgaagaaaccttgggtgttgaatctgatgccattgacgatgtaaaacaccaaagtcttcatggctccttcaagtttggcttcagaagtatatcccttgattggccatagagtacgCCTCAAATTATGATAGACTGTGCGTGGCAAGTACTCGAGGTTTTTGatgaagaattccttgggatattcagcatcttggggcagtggcttcatcatactgagcatcttgctcatattgggttcaggcctctggaagatGCTCTGTAGTTCATCGTGATGAcgctgacaaccaggctcatagaATTCgactggagtgggcagggaagtaagctcaatgatgtcctgagctttggcttcatgatgaacatctcccaacatccactcaaggacccatatcttcggatccctgttgtagccatgaATGTGgagagtggcatagaactgcagtagaagctcttcattccagtgctccttgtcagtaaCGAATGGGAGAAGACCAACCTCCCTGaaacagtcaagggcttcttcaagacAGAGCAGCCCAacaatggcttcacaatcaaggCGCATTGGGGAAAGATTCGCccctgattgtacagaatgcatgagtagtagctgcgctgctgatagctccagaatcgatcagatgagatctttggcttcgagtagGGATTCTTGGCGCTATCGAAGAAGGTATTGTGTGCCCTGAAGCTATGCACGTTGAACGATCCTGGGGACGTGGCagcacttggaagccttggcagcctgggCTTTGGCTTTTGAACTTGTGGTCTCtactccacatgatagtcatattgaggtccgggagcagtgggaggcaccataacgggccatcatactGTGAAAAGTTCACCATGATTATAGGCCTAttcaatggtg
The Triticum dicoccoides isolate Atlit2015 ecotype Zavitan chromosome 3A, WEW_v2.0, whole genome shotgun sequence genome window above contains:
- the LOC119269493 gene encoding nuclear transcription factor Y subunit B-2-like — protein: MADDDSGSPRGGGGVREQDRFLPIANISRIMKKAVPANGKIAKDAKETLQECVSEFISFVTSEASDKCQKEKRKTINGDDLLWAMATLGFEEYVDPLKIYLQKYRDMEGDSKLTSKSGEGSVKKDIIGAHSGATSSNAQAMVQHGGYAQGMGYMQPQYHNGDT
- the LOC119269494 gene encoding 40S ribosomal protein S23 gives rise to the protein MGKTRGMGAGRKLKTHRRNQRWADKAYKKSHLGNEWKKPFAGSSHAKGIVLEKIGIEAKQPNSAIRKCARVQLVKNGKKIAAFVPNDGCLNFIEENDEVLIAGFGRKGHAVGDIPGVRFKVVKVSGVSLLALFKEKKEKPRS